From one Humulus lupulus chromosome 8, drHumLupu1.1, whole genome shotgun sequence genomic stretch:
- the LOC133793528 gene encoding uncharacterized protein LOC133793528, with protein sequence MRWMYPFERYMKKLKNYVGNKARPEGSIAEGYVADEALTFCSMYFKGIETRFNRLDRNEDATYIPRNLAVFQSQCRPLTKGTLKTLDHKTREIAEWFILENSPEIEPYLDEHLQEIKQKYPDGDHDRLHRKNFRLC encoded by the exons atgaggtggatgtatccttttgaaaggtacatgaaaaaattaaagaattatgtgggaaataaagctcgccctgaagggtcgatcgccgaaggctatgttgcagacgaggctttgaccttttgttcaatgtatttcaaaggcattgaaacaagatttaaccgtcttgatcgaaatgaagatgcaacttatatcccacgaaatcttgcagttttccaatctcaatgtcgtccactcacaaagggaactttgaagactctcgatcataagactcgtgaaatagctgagtggttcatacttgagaattctcctgaaattgagccttatttaga cgaacacctacaagagattaaacaaaaatacccagatggtgatcatgatcgtttgcataggaaaaatttcCGTTTGTG CTGA